Proteins encoded by one window of Halomonas sp. Bachu 37:
- a CDS encoding hydroxymethylglutaryl-CoA lyase yields MALPQQVRLFEMGPRDGLQNEAGPIIATATKIEFIHRLAAAGLTHIEAASFVSPKWVPQMGDASEVMNGITRQPGVVYSTLTPNLKGLEGALAAGVEEVAVFGAASESFSQKNINCSVAESLERFEPVLERAREANVRVRGYVSCVLGCPYEGEIAPAKVAEVAKALYDMGCYEISLGDTIGTGTPLAAKRMIEAVGREVPINRLAAHFHDTYGQALVNLYAVMEEGVAVIDAATAGLGGCPYAKGASGNVATEDVLYLLQGLGIDTGIDLQAVIDTGYWITGELGRKPGSKVALAKGCKIA; encoded by the coding sequence ATGGCACTACCGCAACAGGTGCGCTTGTTCGAGATGGGCCCGCGCGACGGCCTGCAGAATGAGGCCGGGCCGATCATCGCCACCGCGACCAAGATCGAATTCATCCATCGCCTGGCCGCGGCGGGCTTGACCCATATCGAAGCGGCAAGCTTCGTCTCGCCGAAATGGGTACCGCAGATGGGCGATGCCAGCGAAGTCATGAATGGCATCACACGCCAACCCGGGGTGGTCTATTCCACCTTGACGCCCAACCTGAAGGGGCTGGAAGGCGCCCTGGCCGCCGGCGTGGAAGAGGTCGCGGTATTCGGCGCGGCGTCGGAGTCCTTCTCGCAGAAGAACATCAATTGCTCGGTGGCGGAGTCGCTCGAGCGTTTCGAGCCGGTACTCGAGCGAGCCCGCGAGGCCAATGTCCGCGTACGCGGCTATGTCTCCTGTGTGCTCGGCTGCCCTTACGAAGGCGAGATCGCCCCGGCCAAGGTGGCCGAGGTGGCCAAGGCGCTCTATGACATGGGCTGCTACGAAATTTCGCTCGGCGACACCATCGGCACGGGTACGCCGCTTGCTGCCAAGCGCATGATCGAGGCGGTCGGCCGCGAGGTGCCGATAAACCGGCTCGCCGCTCATTTTCATGACACCTACGGCCAGGCCCTGGTCAATCTCTACGCGGTGATGGAAGAGGGGGTGGCGGTGATCGATGCCGCAACCGCGGGCCTCGGCGGTTGTCCTTACGCCAAGGGAGCCTCGGGCAACGTAGCCACCGAGGACGTGCTCTACTTGTTGCAGGGACTGGGTATCGACACCGGTATCGATCTTCAGGCGGTGATCGATACCGGCTACTGGATTACCGGCGAACTGGGACGTAAACCCGGTTCTAAAGTCGCTCTGGCGAAAGGCTGCAAAATTGCGTAA
- the rluF gene encoding 23S rRNA pseudouridine(2604) synthase RluF, with protein MSLRSSTRINKYISESGLCSRREADRFVEQGNVWINGRRATTGDQVKAGDRVKVNGQEIEPQEEEDLILIALNKPVGIVSTTESSEKDNIVEFVKHGARIFPIGRLDKDSQGLIFLTNNGDLVNKILRANNRHEKEYLVTVNKPITDEFINGMSGGVPILGKVTKKCRVTKESTFVFTITLVQGLNRQIRRMCEYFGYEVTQLVRTRIMNVSLQGLALGDWRDLTPKEIDTIIALTEQSDTQGEGAGKKTKNRKPTRPEFPSREKNKSATGNKSGDKVKGTAKRGQEAKPKAEGKRPPKGKAGTPGKATKKGGGGGLKSKGAPKGRGTAPGKGAAKKSAAPSGRPRKSAGASGKPRRASAKK; from the coding sequence ATGTCGTTACGAAGCTCTACCCGCATCAACAAGTACATCAGCGAAAGCGGCCTCTGCTCGCGCCGGGAGGCGGATCGTTTTGTGGAGCAGGGCAATGTGTGGATCAATGGCCGCCGAGCCACCACGGGCGATCAGGTAAAGGCGGGGGACAGGGTCAAGGTCAACGGTCAGGAGATCGAGCCGCAGGAAGAAGAGGATCTGATTCTCATCGCCTTGAACAAGCCGGTGGGAATCGTCAGCACCACGGAATCCAGCGAGAAGGACAACATTGTCGAGTTCGTCAAGCATGGGGCGCGCATATTTCCCATCGGCCGCCTGGACAAGGATTCCCAGGGCTTGATCTTTCTGACCAATAACGGCGATCTGGTGAACAAGATCCTGCGGGCCAACAACCGCCACGAAAAAGAGTACCTGGTGACGGTCAACAAACCAATTACCGACGAATTCATCAACGGCATGAGCGGTGGAGTGCCCATCCTCGGTAAGGTCACCAAGAAGTGTCGGGTGACCAAGGAATCGACCTTCGTTTTCACCATTACTCTTGTTCAAGGGTTGAACCGCCAGATTCGGCGCATGTGCGAATACTTCGGCTATGAAGTGACGCAACTGGTGCGTACCCGAATCATGAATGTTTCCTTACAAGGGCTGGCGTTAGGGGATTGGCGCGACCTGACCCCGAAGGAGATCGATACCATCATTGCCTTGACCGAGCAGTCGGATACCCAAGGGGAAGGCGCGGGGAAGAAGACGAAGAATCGCAAGCCGACTCGGCCGGAATTTCCTTCTCGGGAAAAGAATAAATCCGCCACCGGTAACAAGAGTGGGGACAAGGTCAAGGGAACAGCCAAACGCGGGCAAGAGGCGAAACCCAAGGCGGAGGGCAAGCGACCCCCCAAGGGCAAGGCCGGAACGCCAGGCAAGGCAACGAAAAAAGGCGGCGGCGGTGGCTTGAAGAGTAAAGGGGCGCCGAAAGGTAGAGGCACGGCGCCAGGCAAGGGAGCGGCAAAAAAGAGTGCTGCGCCGAGTGGGCGGCCGCGAAAATCCGCGGGTGCAAGCGGCAAGCCTCGCCGGGCATCGGCAAAAAAATAG
- a CDS encoding acetyl/propionyl/methylcrotonyl-CoA carboxylase subunit alpha, with amino-acid sequence MTQFSTLLVANRGEIACRVMRTARRMGLKTVAVYSDADANARHVREADEAVRIGPASARESYLDIEAVIGAAKRTGAGAIHPGYGFLSENGAFVEALDTAGIVFVGPPASAIAAMGDKSAAKARMADAGVPLVPGYHGADQDDALLKAEADKIGYPVLLKASAGGGGKGMRVVESSDNFQAALDGCRRESQAAFGDQRMLIEKYLTQPRHVEVQVFCDSHGNGVYLFERDCSVQRRHQKVLEEAPAPGMSEGLRREMGAAAVRAAKEIGYVGAGTVEFLLDADGSFYFMEMNTRLQVEHPVTEMITGQDLVEWQLRVAMGEALPCTQDELTITGHSFEARLYAEDPEQDFLPATGRLERFAMDLEGAGLGSSQKDRAKVRLDSGVETGDVVSMHYDPMLAKLIVHGDDREQALATLNRALAALDVQGVVTNRAFLQRLATHPAFRNAELDTRFIEKNEATLFAPRQYSTEEYAGAALIGLNQLARECESDSPWDRHDGFRLNAPHTIRIALCDPSLAQSTDAEDVVVVEGTRETEADPWHLTIGNETLTASLEHLEGDAVAVTLDGHRRRLQARLVGENQRNVVVMVDPTGETRLYWRRIDAIDHGHHEAESTLTAPMHGTVVALLVEPGVSVEKGMPLMVMEAMKMEHTMTAPADGQVESFHFQAGDTVGQGDVLLEFAVNE; translated from the coding sequence ATGACGCAATTCAGTACGTTACTGGTCGCCAATCGCGGCGAAATCGCCTGTCGCGTAATGCGCACGGCAAGGCGCATGGGCTTGAAGACCGTGGCGGTCTACTCCGATGCCGACGCCAACGCCCGCCATGTGCGGGAAGCCGACGAAGCCGTGCGCATCGGCCCGGCTTCCGCTCGGGAAAGCTATCTCGACATCGAAGCGGTGATCGGCGCCGCCAAGCGCACCGGCGCCGGTGCCATTCATCCCGGTTACGGCTTTTTGTCCGAAAACGGTGCTTTCGTCGAAGCACTGGACACGGCGGGCATCGTCTTCGTCGGCCCGCCCGCCTCGGCGATTGCGGCCATGGGCGACAAATCCGCGGCCAAGGCGCGCATGGCGGATGCCGGTGTGCCGCTGGTGCCGGGCTACCACGGCGCCGACCAGGACGACGCGTTGCTCAAGGCCGAGGCCGACAAGATCGGCTATCCGGTGCTGCTCAAGGCCAGCGCCGGTGGCGGTGGCAAGGGCATGCGCGTGGTCGAGTCGAGTGACAATTTCCAGGCCGCCCTCGATGGCTGCCGGCGGGAGTCCCAGGCCGCCTTCGGCGACCAGCGCATGTTGATCGAGAAGTACCTGACCCAGCCACGTCACGTCGAGGTCCAGGTGTTCTGCGACAGCCACGGCAACGGCGTCTACCTGTTCGAGCGCGACTGTTCCGTCCAGCGTCGCCACCAGAAGGTGCTCGAGGAAGCCCCGGCCCCGGGAATGAGCGAGGGCTTGCGCCGTGAAATGGGCGCGGCGGCGGTTCGCGCGGCCAAGGAGATCGGCTATGTCGGCGCCGGTACGGTGGAATTCCTGCTCGACGCCGATGGCTCGTTCTACTTCATGGAGATGAACACCCGCCTGCAGGTCGAGCACCCGGTCACGGAGATGATCACCGGCCAGGATCTGGTCGAGTGGCAGCTGCGCGTGGCCATGGGCGAGGCACTGCCCTGCACCCAGGACGAACTGACCATTACCGGGCACAGCTTCGAGGCGCGCCTGTACGCCGAGGACCCGGAGCAGGATTTCCTGCCCGCGACCGGTCGCCTCGAGCGCTTCGCCATGGATCTGGAGGGTGCCGGCCTTGGCTCTTCACAAAAGGACCGCGCCAAGGTACGCCTGGACAGCGGCGTGGAAACCGGCGATGTGGTCTCGATGCACTACGACCCCATGCTCGCCAAGCTGATCGTTCACGGCGACGACCGCGAACAGGCCCTGGCGACGCTCAACCGGGCCCTGGCCGCGCTGGATGTCCAAGGCGTGGTGACCAACCGCGCCTTCCTGCAGCGCCTAGCGACGCATCCGGCCTTCCGCAATGCTGAGCTGGATACCCGCTTCATCGAGAAGAACGAAGCCACGCTGTTCGCCCCCAGGCAGTACTCCACCGAGGAGTACGCCGGCGCCGCGCTGATCGGCCTCAACCAGCTGGCCCGCGAATGCGAAAGCGATTCACCGTGGGATCGCCACGACGGTTTCCGCCTCAACGCTCCGCACACCATTCGCATCGCCCTTTGCGACCCTTCGTTGGCCCAGTCGACGGATGCCGAGGACGTGGTAGTCGTGGAAGGCACTCGCGAGACCGAAGCCGACCCGTGGCACTTGACCATCGGCAACGAAACGCTCACCGCGAGCCTTGAGCATCTAGAAGGCGACGCCGTGGCGGTCACCCTCGATGGCCATCGCCGCCGGCTGCAGGCGCGGTTGGTGGGGGAAAACCAGCGTAATGTGGTGGTCATGGTCGATCCCACCGGTGAGACACGCCTGTATTGGCGGCGTATTGACGCCATCGACCACGGTCACCACGAGGCGGAATCCACCCTCACCGCGCCCATGCACGGCACCGTGGTCGCCCTGCTGGTAGAGCCCGGCGTCAGCGTGGAAAAAGGCATGCCGCTGATGGTCATGGAAGCCATGAAAATGGAGCACACCATGACCGCTCCCGCCGATGGCCAGGTGGAAAGCTTCCACTTCCAGGCCGGCGATACCGTCGGCCAGGGCGACGTGCTGCTGGAATTCGCCGTCAACGAATAA
- a CDS encoding AMP-binding protein gives MASSALTLPSYTSSMADKPLIGMTIGDKFDEVVARFPDNDALIVLHQGIHWSYRQLQEEVNRCARALLSIGVKRGDRAAIWAPNCSEWTLSQFATAKIGAILVNINPAYRTHELEYALNQSGARFLITADSFKSSDYRGMLYELAPELKASAVGKLKSQKLPELECVINLSAEAHDGMWPWADFIQQADNVSQTDVDDLQATLQFDDAINIQYTSGTTGFPKGATLSHHNILNNGFFVAESMGFTSDDRLVIPVPLYHCFGMVMGNLGCVTHGAAMIYPDEGFDPGKVLKAVHEQKATALYGVPTMFIAELDHPEFDTFDLSTLRTGIMAGSICPSEVMKQVINRMNMKGVQIAYGMTETSPVSTQTGADDSIEKRVSTVGRTQPHLESKIVDPGNGGILPRGEIGELCTRGYSVMLKYWNNDKATAEAIDEAGWMHTGDLATMDDEGYVQIVGRIKDMVIRGGENVYPKEIEEFLYAHPAISEVQVTGVPDKKYGEELIAWVKLNSSAEDVTAEDLREYCKGKITHFKIPRYFKFVDEFPMTVTGKIQKFKMREISIEELGLEK, from the coding sequence ATGGCTTCATCAGCACTCACCTTACCCAGCTACACCAGCAGCATGGCCGACAAGCCATTGATCGGCATGACCATCGGCGACAAGTTCGATGAGGTGGTAGCACGTTTCCCCGATAACGATGCCTTGATCGTACTGCATCAGGGTATCCACTGGAGTTATCGTCAGCTGCAGGAAGAGGTCAACCGTTGCGCCCGCGCCCTGCTTTCCATCGGCGTGAAACGGGGCGATCGCGCCGCCATCTGGGCGCCCAACTGCAGCGAGTGGACGCTTAGCCAGTTCGCCACGGCCAAGATCGGGGCGATACTGGTCAACATCAACCCGGCCTACCGCACCCATGAGCTGGAGTACGCCCTGAACCAGTCCGGCGCGCGCTTTCTGATCACCGCCGACAGTTTCAAGAGCTCCGACTATCGCGGCATGCTGTACGAGCTGGCCCCGGAATTGAAGGCCTCGGCCGTCGGCAAGCTCAAGTCACAGAAGCTGCCCGAGCTCGAGTGCGTCATCAATCTCAGCGCTGAAGCGCACGACGGCATGTGGCCCTGGGCCGACTTCATCCAGCAGGCCGATAACGTCAGTCAGACCGATGTCGATGATCTGCAAGCTACCCTGCAGTTCGACGATGCGATCAACATCCAGTACACCTCGGGCACCACAGGCTTTCCCAAGGGCGCCACGCTTTCCCATCACAATATCCTCAACAACGGTTTCTTCGTTGCCGAAAGCATGGGCTTTACCAGCGATGACCGCTTGGTGATTCCGGTCCCGCTGTATCACTGCTTTGGCATGGTCATGGGCAACCTGGGCTGCGTTACCCACGGCGCCGCGATGATCTACCCGGACGAAGGCTTCGACCCCGGCAAGGTGCTCAAGGCGGTCCACGAGCAGAAAGCTACCGCGCTGTACGGCGTGCCGACCATGTTCATCGCCGAGCTGGACCATCCCGAATTCGACACATTCGATCTTTCCACCTTGCGTACCGGCATCATGGCCGGCTCCATCTGCCCCTCGGAGGTGATGAAGCAGGTCATCAACAGGATGAACATGAAGGGGGTGCAGATCGCCTACGGCATGACCGAAACCAGCCCGGTTTCCACCCAGACCGGTGCCGACGATAGCATCGAAAAGCGCGTTTCGACGGTCGGACGAACCCAACCGCACCTGGAAAGCAAGATTGTCGATCCGGGAAACGGCGGAATTCTGCCCCGCGGCGAAATTGGTGAACTCTGCACCCGCGGCTACAGCGTGATGCTCAAGTACTGGAACAACGACAAGGCCACGGCCGAAGCCATCGATGAAGCCGGCTGGATGCATACCGGCGACCTGGCCACCATGGACGACGAAGGCTATGTGCAGATCGTCGGGCGAATCAAGGACATGGTCATTCGTGGGGGCGAAAACGTCTACCCCAAGGAGATCGAGGAATTCCTCTATGCCCACCCGGCCATCTCGGAAGTTCAGGTTACCGGCGTACCCGACAAGAAGTACGGCGAGGAGCTGATCGCCTGGGTCAAACTCAACAGCAGCGCCGAAGATGTCACTGCAGAAGACCTGCGTGAATACTGCAAGGGCAAGATCACTCATTTCAAGATCCCCCGCTACTTCAAGTTCGTCGATGAATTCCCCATGACGGTCACGGGCAAGATTCAGAAGTTCAAGATGCGAGAAATCTCCATCGAAGAGCTGGGCCTGGAAAAGTAA
- a CDS encoding isovaleryl-CoA dehydrogenase: MFAQYSELNFGLDDELKMLREQVNAFAASEIAPRAAEIDDKNEFPNELWQKFGDMGLLGITVPDEDGGSGMGYLAHCIAMEEISRASASVGLSYGAHSNLCVNQLKLNGNAEQKAKYLPKLISGEHVGALAMSEPGAGSDVVSMKLRADKRGDKYVLNGNKMWITNGPDADVLVVYAKTDPEAGSKGITAFIIEKGFAGFSTAQKLDKLGMRGSNTCELVFQDCEVPEANVLGEVGKGARVLMSGLDYERTVLAAGPIGIMQAAMDIVIPYVHERKQFNQSIGEFQLVQGKVADMYTTMNACRAYLYTVARACDRGETSRKDAAGVILYCAEKATQVALDAIQLLGGNGYINEYPTGRLLRDAKLYEIGAGTSEVRRMLIGRELFNESK; encoded by the coding sequence ATGTTTGCACAATATTCAGAACTCAATTTCGGCCTTGATGATGAGCTCAAGATGCTGCGCGAGCAGGTCAATGCCTTTGCTGCCAGCGAAATAGCGCCTCGCGCCGCCGAGATCGATGACAAGAACGAATTCCCCAATGAGTTGTGGCAAAAGTTCGGCGACATGGGTTTGCTGGGCATTACCGTTCCCGACGAAGACGGCGGCAGCGGCATGGGCTATCTCGCTCACTGCATCGCCATGGAGGAGATCTCGCGAGCCAGCGCCTCGGTCGGCCTCTCCTATGGCGCCCACTCCAACCTCTGCGTCAACCAGCTCAAGCTCAACGGCAACGCGGAGCAGAAAGCCAAGTACCTGCCCAAGCTGATCAGCGGCGAACACGTCGGCGCACTGGCCATGTCCGAGCCGGGTGCGGGGTCCGATGTGGTCTCGATGAAGCTGCGTGCCGACAAGCGGGGTGACAAGTACGTTCTCAACGGCAACAAGATGTGGATCACCAACGGGCCGGATGCCGATGTCCTGGTGGTCTACGCCAAGACCGACCCGGAGGCCGGCTCCAAGGGCATCACCGCTTTCATCATCGAGAAGGGCTTTGCCGGGTTCTCCACCGCGCAGAAGCTCGACAAGCTGGGCATGCGCGGCTCCAACACCTGCGAGCTGGTATTCCAGGATTGCGAAGTTCCCGAAGCGAACGTACTCGGCGAGGTGGGCAAGGGAGCGCGCGTGTTGATGAGCGGCCTGGATTACGAGCGCACCGTACTGGCCGCCGGGCCGATCGGCATCATGCAGGCCGCCATGGATATCGTGATTCCCTACGTTCATGAGCGTAAGCAGTTCAACCAGTCCATCGGCGAGTTCCAGCTGGTGCAGGGCAAGGTGGCCGATATGTATACCACCATGAATGCCTGTCGCGCCTATCTCTACACGGTGGCCCGCGCCTGTGACCGGGGCGAAACCAGCCGCAAGGACGCCGCCGGCGTCATTCTCTATTGCGCAGAAAAGGCCACCCAGGTAGCTCTCGACGCTATCCAGCTGCTCGGCGGCAATGGTTATATCAACGAATACCCCACCGGACGTTTGCTGCGCGACGCCAAGCTGTACGAAATCGGTGCCGGAACCAGCGAAGTGCGCCGAATGTTGATCGGCCGCGAACTGTTCAACGAATCCAAGTAA
- a CDS encoding enoyl-CoA hydratase/isomerase family protein, with protein MTQTYSNLNIDERGVAWLTLNRPEVHNAFDDSLIAELNAHLAELHQRAEQGEVRVVVLGSEGKSFSAGADLNWMKRMVEYDFDGNLADSRKLSDLMHGLDTLPCPTLCRVQGAAFGGAVGLAACCDIVIASQKAKFCLSEVRIGLSPAVISPYVLRALGERQARRYALTAEVMNAATACDLGLAHQVVEPESLDEAVDGMLATLLATSPQASRTTKALLAVVARELDSAATREHTCQVISELRVSAEGQEGLASFLDKRPPAWTQDPADRDSDKNTTEPRS; from the coding sequence ATGACACAGACATATTCGAATCTGAACATCGACGAGCGTGGCGTGGCGTGGCTGACGCTGAACCGTCCCGAGGTGCACAACGCCTTCGACGACAGCCTGATTGCCGAATTGAATGCGCACCTTGCTGAATTGCACCAGCGCGCCGAACAGGGCGAGGTACGCGTGGTGGTACTGGGCTCGGAAGGTAAGAGCTTCTCCGCCGGCGCGGATCTCAACTGGATGAAGCGCATGGTCGAGTACGATTTCGACGGCAATCTGGCCGACTCGCGCAAGCTCTCCGACCTGATGCACGGTCTGGATACCCTGCCCTGCCCTACGCTATGTCGCGTGCAGGGTGCCGCTTTCGGCGGCGCGGTGGGCCTAGCCGCCTGCTGCGATATCGTCATCGCCTCGCAAAAAGCCAAGTTCTGCCTTTCCGAAGTCCGGATCGGCCTGTCGCCGGCGGTCATCAGCCCTTACGTGCTGCGCGCGCTGGGCGAGCGTCAGGCACGCCGCTATGCCCTCACCGCAGAAGTCATGAATGCCGCTACCGCCTGTGACCTCGGCCTGGCCCACCAGGTGGTGGAACCCGAATCACTGGATGAAGCGGTCGATGGCATGCTGGCGACCCTGCTGGCCACCTCACCACAAGCCAGCCGCACCACCAAGGCTTTGCTTGCCGTGGTGGCTCGCGAACTCGATTCTGCGGCTACTCGCGAACACACCTGCCAGGTCATCAGCGAACTGCGCGTCAGTGCCGAAGGCCAAGAGGGACTGGCCAGCTTCCTCGACAAGCGTCCTCCCGCCTGGACCCAAGACCCTGCCGACCGCGATAGCGACAAGAACACTACGGAGCCACGCTCATGA
- a CDS encoding class I SAM-dependent methyltransferase, producing the protein MNEVLGRVAGHFASPSLYQLAPLDQLHIGGIKASERLLKLLDPEHHRRVLDIGSGAGGLMRQATLSGFTLVGVDITHDLNRLNRGLSGLAQPGRTPPLVTADASALPFADDSFDAVLFQHSFLNMPDTVKVLGECRRVLHRGGVIVMHEVVSGPQHEQLRFPVPWASHGAHSCLQSAAALSSLLEDSGFHIVHWRDWSEEALVWRQRQRVKEAAANASEDSSRPAPALSPQLIFGSRFMEMGKNLLVNLETEAIRVVEIKASC; encoded by the coding sequence GTGAACGAGGTGCTCGGTCGGGTGGCCGGGCACTTCGCCTCCCCTTCCTTGTATCAACTCGCCCCTCTGGATCAATTGCATATCGGTGGCATCAAGGCCAGCGAGCGGCTGCTCAAGCTGCTCGACCCCGAGCACCACCGGCGGGTCCTGGATATCGGCTCGGGAGCCGGCGGCTTGATGCGCCAGGCCACGCTTTCGGGTTTTACCTTGGTGGGAGTGGATATCACGCACGACCTGAATCGCTTGAACCGAGGTCTCTCGGGCCTGGCGCAGCCAGGGCGAACACCGCCGCTGGTTACCGCCGATGCTAGCGCTCTCCCCTTCGCCGACGACTCCTTCGATGCGGTGCTGTTCCAGCATAGTTTTCTCAACATGCCAGATACCGTGAAGGTGCTCGGCGAATGCCGCCGTGTCTTGCATCGAGGCGGTGTCATCGTCATGCATGAGGTAGTCAGCGGGCCGCAGCACGAGCAATTGCGTTTCCCGGTGCCGTGGGCAAGCCATGGCGCTCATTCATGCCTGCAGAGTGCAGCGGCGCTGTCGTCGCTGCTGGAAGATAGCGGTTTTCACATCGTCCATTGGCGAGACTGGAGCGAGGAAGCCCTGGTCTGGCGTCAGCGCCAGCGAGTAAAAGAAGCGGCGGCAAACGCCTCGGAGGATTCATCTAGACCGGCCCCAGCGCTCTCGCCCCAGTTGATCTTCGGGTCTCGCTTTATGGAGATGGGCAAAAACCTGCTGGTCAATCTCGAGACTGAGGCAATCAGGGTGGTAGAAATCAAGGCGAGTTGCTAG
- a CDS encoding outer membrane beta-barrel protein, which produces MKRLAWAALLSFAPFLTSHADDDEVILAYTAPETELLQLENGIVVEGSDLSNRDAYTSGFRLSAEFTPWQLPLLDIGAELAYRASEEVPIGSGVNHLLLDTFSVGGALVAGIRLGGFSIYAKSGLAEWRGETTGMQDQDDGGTASVTGFGATMTFHRLVSRLEYERIDAPTLSHLNQFSASVHLPF; this is translated from the coding sequence ATGAAACGCTTGGCCTGGGCGGCGCTTTTAAGCTTTGCTCCTTTCCTGACCAGCCATGCCGATGACGACGAAGTGATCCTGGCGTATACCGCGCCGGAGACCGAGTTATTGCAGTTGGAAAATGGTATTGTCGTGGAAGGAAGTGATCTGAGCAACCGGGATGCCTATACCTCGGGTTTTCGCCTGTCGGCCGAGTTCACTCCCTGGCAATTACCCCTTCTGGATATCGGTGCGGAGCTTGCTTATCGGGCGAGCGAGGAGGTGCCTATCGGCAGCGGCGTCAATCACCTGCTACTCGATACCTTCAGTGTAGGTGGCGCCCTGGTGGCAGGAATCAGACTTGGCGGCTTCAGTATCTATGCCAAATCGGGCCTGGCGGAATGGCGGGGTGAAACCACCGGCATGCAGGATCAAGACGATGGAGGCACGGCTTCCGTTACCGGTTTCGGCGCCACCATGACCTTCCACCGTCTCGTCAGTCGTCTGGAATATGAGCGTATCGACGCGCCTACCCTGAGTCACCTGAACCAGTTCAGCGCGTCGGTACACCTTCCGTTTTAA
- a CDS encoding carboxyl transferase domain-containing protein, which yields MSILQSQINSRSDAFQANQASMHHEVVKLRDLTAAIRQGGGEKARARHESRGKLFVRDRIDHLIDEGSPFLEFSALAAHELYETEVPSAGVVTGIGRVSGVECVIVANDATVKGGTYFPMTVKKHIRAQEIARKHRLPCIYLVDSGGAFLPRQDDVFPDRDHFGRIFYNQATMSAEGIPQIAVVMGSCTAGGAYVPAMADETIIVKEQGTIFLGGPPLVKAATGESISAEDLGGADVHAKKSGVADYYAENDAHALQLARACVSRLNWQKRGKLAMKEPKPPRLDPSELYGIVGTDLKKPYDVREVIGRIVDDSDFDEFKRYYGDTLVTGFAHIHGYPVGIVANNGVLFSESAVKGAHFIELCAQRQIPLIFLQNITGFMVGSKYEHEGIAKHGAKLVTAVACAKVPKYTILIGGSFGAGNYGMCGRAYDPNLLFMWPNARISVMGGEQAAGVLAQVKRDQYEREGREWTQEDEEAFKQPTREQYEHQGHPYYASARLWDDGVIDPLQTRDVLGLSLAAAMNAEVESTKFGVFRM from the coding sequence ATGAGCATTCTGCAATCCCAGATCAATTCGCGCAGCGACGCCTTTCAGGCCAACCAGGCCAGCATGCACCATGAAGTCGTCAAGTTGCGCGACCTCACCGCCGCCATCCGTCAGGGCGGTGGCGAGAAGGCCCGCGCCCGGCACGAGTCCCGGGGCAAGCTGTTCGTTCGTGACCGCATCGATCATTTGATCGATGAAGGCTCGCCTTTCCTGGAGTTCTCCGCCCTGGCGGCGCACGAGCTCTACGAGACAGAGGTGCCCTCCGCCGGGGTGGTCACCGGCATCGGCCGGGTATCGGGCGTCGAGTGCGTGATCGTCGCCAACGACGCCACCGTCAAGGGCGGCACCTACTTCCCGATGACGGTGAAGAAGCACATTCGTGCCCAGGAGATTGCTCGCAAGCACCGCCTGCCATGTATCTACCTGGTCGATTCCGGCGGCGCCTTCCTGCCCCGCCAGGATGACGTCTTCCCCGACCGCGACCATTTCGGCCGCATCTTCTATAACCAGGCGACGATGTCCGCCGAAGGCATTCCTCAGATCGCCGTGGTGATGGGCTCCTGCACCGCCGGCGGCGCCTATGTGCCGGCGATGGCCGACGAGACGATCATCGTCAAGGAACAGGGCACCATCTTCCTGGGTGGCCCGCCGCTGGTGAAGGCCGCCACCGGCGAGTCGATCAGTGCCGAAGACTTGGGTGGCGCCGATGTCCACGCCAAGAAGAGCGGCGTGGCCGACTACTACGCCGAGAACGATGCCCACGCGCTGCAACTGGCCCGTGCCTGCGTGTCGCGTCTCAACTGGCAGAAGCGCGGCAAGCTGGCGATGAAAGAACCCAAACCGCCACGCCTCGACCCCAGCGAGCTGTACGGCATCGTGGGTACCGACCTCAAGAAGCCCTATGACGTTCGCGAAGTCATCGGGCGCATCGTCGACGACTCCGACTTCGACGAGTTCAAGCGCTACTACGGCGATACGCTGGTCACCGGTTTCGCCCATATCCACGGTTACCCGGTGGGTATCGTGGCCAACAATGGCGTGCTGTTTTCCGAGTCCGCCGTCAAGGGGGCGCATTTCATCGAGCTTTGTGCCCAGCGCCAGATTCCATTGATCTTCCTGCAGAACATCACCGGCTTCATGGTGGGCTCCAAGTACGAGCACGAAGGTATCGCCAAGCACGGCGCCAAGCTCGTTACCGCCGTGGCCTGCGCCAAGGTGCCCAAGTACACCATTCTGATCGGCGGCAGCTTCGGTGCCGGCAACTATGGCATGTGCGGCCGCGCCTACGATCCCAACCTGCTGTTCATGTGGCCCAATGCGCGCATCTCGGTCATGGGTGGCGAGCAGGCCGCCGGCGTACTCGCCCAGGTCAAGCGCGACCAGTACGAGCGCGAAGGCCGCGAGTGGACCCAGGAAGACGAGGAAGCGTTCAAGCAGCCCACTCGCGAACAGTACGAGCACCAGGGCCACCCGTATTACGCCAGCGCTCGTCTGTGGGACGACGGCGTCATCGACCCCCTGCAGACCCGCGATGTACTGGGCCTGTCGCTCGCCGCCGCCATGAATGCGGAAGTGGAATCCACCAAGTTCGGCGTATTCCGGATGTGA